From Deinococcus yavapaiensis KR-236, one genomic window encodes:
- a CDS encoding MFS transporter, protein MTRHASQVTPQTGSSPWPVFLTASIAVLLISIDATVLYAAFPALSLAFSGAQASDLSWVLNAYTVVYAVLLVPAGRFADLYGRKRMFLIGLLIFLVASLGCGLSGQVWMLIVFRALQAVGAAALLPASLAVVLGAFPTERRAVAVSLWGAVSALGAAVGPSLGSWLIDLGGWPWAFYLNLPLGVLSVWGASRLLKSSAPEGIPARLDAVGLLLLMVGVGAIALGLVRSEALGWTSAAVSGSLIAGLLLLLVFVWWARRITAPAIDLTLFDNMTYRFVNLATLTFGMAFSMMFFSYFLFMSAIWHLPLDVAGVAILPGPLLVIPTSVVSGRLASRLGHRPLLVTGSLVFAAGALWTLLVPGLTPSYLTHWLPALLLTGLGTGMVLPSLSAAAVSRLNPARFGVGSAVNQAVRQIGTVLGVAVTVALLGGAAAQLADFRTVFGWEVALCVVTAALCLSVDTRPQRLKADA, encoded by the coding sequence ATGACTCGACACGCTAGCCAAGTTACGCCTCAAACCGGTTCGTCTCCATGGCCCGTCTTCCTGACGGCCAGCATCGCCGTCCTGCTGATCTCCATCGACGCCACCGTCCTGTACGCTGCCTTCCCCGCCCTCTCGCTCGCTTTTTCAGGTGCGCAAGCCAGTGACCTCTCCTGGGTTCTCAACGCCTACACCGTCGTCTACGCCGTGTTGCTCGTCCCCGCCGGCCGCTTCGCCGACCTCTACGGACGAAAACGGATGTTCCTGATCGGCCTGCTGATCTTTTTGGTGGCGTCGCTGGGCTGCGGACTCTCCGGCCAGGTCTGGATGCTGATCGTCTTCCGCGCTCTCCAAGCGGTTGGAGCGGCGGCACTGCTGCCAGCCTCGCTCGCCGTGGTGCTGGGAGCCTTTCCCACGGAGCGCCGCGCCGTCGCCGTGAGCCTCTGGGGAGCCGTCAGCGCGCTCGGTGCGGCGGTAGGACCCAGTCTCGGATCGTGGCTGATCGATCTGGGCGGTTGGCCCTGGGCCTTCTATCTCAACCTCCCGCTGGGTGTCCTCTCGGTCTGGGGCGCCAGCCGCCTGCTGAAATCAAGTGCGCCAGAAGGAATTCCGGCCCGCCTGGACGCGGTCGGCTTGCTCCTGCTGATGGTGGGCGTGGGGGCGATCGCGCTGGGATTGGTGCGGTCCGAAGCGCTGGGCTGGACCTCGGCGGCCGTGTCGGGCTCCCTGATCGCGGGTTTGTTGCTCCTGCTCGTCTTCGTGTGGTGGGCGCGGCGGATTACCGCCCCGGCGATCGACCTCACGCTCTTCGACAACATGACGTACCGCTTCGTCAATTTGGCGACACTGACGTTCGGCATGGCCTTTTCCATGATGTTCTTCTCGTACTTCCTGTTCATGTCGGCCATCTGGCACCTCCCGCTGGACGTGGCGGGCGTCGCCATCCTGCCTGGCCCCTTGCTGGTGATTCCCACCTCGGTGGTGTCGGGGCGGCTGGCTTCGCGGTTGGGCCACCGGCCGCTGCTGGTGACGGGAAGTCTCGTCTTCGCCGCGGGCGCCCTGTGGACCTTGCTGGTGCCCGGCCTCACGCCGTCTTACCTGACGCACTGGCTGCCCGCGCTGCTGCTGACCGGACTTGGCACCGGCATGGTCTTGCCATCTCTTTCCGCGGCCGCCGTCTCCCGCTTGAATCCAGCTCGGTTCGGAGTCGGCAGCGCCGTCAACCAGGCCGTGCGCCAAATCGGCACCGTGCTGGGCGTCGCGGTAACGGTGGCCCTGCTCGGCGGCGCG
- a CDS encoding SDR family oxidoreductase, whose translation MRIEDSVALVTGASRGLGNAFVQALLACRARKVYAAARHPSSARIPGVEVISLDVTSAADVTLLINNAGILDDQGRLLLQPGSVQAAQREFETNVLGPLHLSQAFAPELARNGGGAILNVLSVLSWISVPGAATYSVSKAAAWSLTNGLRHELRPQGTQVSGRHVGFIDTDMSSGVTGDKTAPQEVVRLALRGLEAGHPGILVDTISHQVRANLSATPAAYL comes from the coding sequence TTGCGCATCGAAGATTCTGTTGCCCTCGTCACCGGAGCCAGCCGCGGCCTCGGAAATGCCTTCGTTCAGGCGCTCCTCGCGTGCCGTGCCCGAAAGGTCTACGCCGCCGCCCGTCACCCTTCCAGTGCCCGCATTCCCGGAGTGGAGGTCATATCGTTGGACGTGACGTCGGCGGCGGACGTCACCCTGCTGATCAACAACGCCGGAATCTTGGACGATCAGGGCCGACTGCTGCTGCAACCCGGCAGCGTCCAAGCCGCGCAACGCGAGTTCGAGACGAACGTGTTGGGACCGCTACACCTCAGTCAAGCCTTCGCGCCCGAGCTGGCCCGCAACGGAGGCGGCGCGATCCTGAACGTGCTGTCCGTGCTGAGCTGGATCAGCGTTCCCGGCGCGGCCACCTACAGCGTTTCCAAGGCCGCCGCTTGGTCGCTCACCAACGGCCTGCGCCACGAGCTGCGCCCACAAGGAACCCAAGTCAGCGGCCGGCACGTCGGCTTCATCGACACCGACATGTCAAGCGGCGTGACCGGAGACAAAACCGCGCCGCAGGAAGTGGTGCGCTTGGCGCTGCGGGGCCTGGAGGCGGGACACCCCGGAATCCTGGTCGACACGATTTCTCACCAGGTGCGCGCGAACCTGTCCGCCACGCCTGCCGCCTACCTGTGA